In a genomic window of Jaculus jaculus isolate mJacJac1 chromosome 8, mJacJac1.mat.Y.cur, whole genome shotgun sequence:
- the LOC105944636 gene encoding cyclin-dependent kinase 2-associated protein 1-like has product MATSSQYRQLLRDYGPPSLGCTQGTGNSQVPQSKYAELLAITEELEKEIRPTYAGSKSAMERLKRGIIHARGLVWECLAETEPDPNLIRSEASDSEDLECTLTARFTPSWLTCHTIDPAQQSFA; this is encoded by the exons ATGGCGACATCCTCCCAGTACCGTCAGCTGTTGAGGGACTATGGGCCACCATCGCTAGGCTGTACCCAGGGAACTGGGAACAGCCAGGTGCCTCAGAGCAAATATGCCGAGCTGCTAGCCATCACTGAAGAACTGGAAAAGGAGATCAGACCCACATATGCAGGGAGCAAGAGTGCCATGGAGCGGCTCAAACGAGGCATCATCCACGCTCGAGGGCTGGTTTGGGAGTGCTTGGCTGAGACAGAACCAGATCCTAATCTCATTAGATCTGAAG CTTCTGACTCTGAGGACTTGGAGTGCACACTGACAGCGCGCTTCACTCCTAGCTGGCTCACTTGCCACACCATAGATCCTGCTCAACAGAGCTTTGCTTAA